The DNA window TGCTGGCGACCGGCATCACGCCGGACTTCATCGTCGTCGACGGCGGCGAGGGCGGCACCGGCGCCGCGCCGCTCGAATTCACCGACCATGTGGGCACGCCGCTGCAGGAGGCGCTGCTGCTGGTGCATAACACGCTGGTCGGCGCCAATTTGCGCGACAAGATCAAGATCGGCGCGTCGGGCAAGATCATCACCGCGTTCGACGTCGCCCGCATCATCGCCATGGGCGCCGACTGGTGCAATTCGGCGCGCGGCTTCATGTTCGCGCTCGGGTGCATACAGTCGCAAAGCTGCCACACCGACAAATGCCCGACCGGCGTGGCCACGCAAGATCAGAACCGCCAGCGCGCGCTGGTGGTGCCAGACAAGATGCTGCGCGTGACGCACTTCCACCAGAACACCATGGCCGCGCTGGCGCAGCTGATCGCCGCCGCCGGCCTGACGCACCCGTCGCAGCTCAAGCCGCGCCACCTGGTGCGGCGCATCTCGCCCAACCAGGTCAAGCTGGTGTCGCAGTTGCTGCCGTATCTGGAGGCCGGACAGCTGCTCGACCCGAGCCAGCTGGCGCGCCTGCCGCCGGTGTTCGGGTTGTATTGGCCGATGGCGCAGGCGGAGTCGTTCAATCCCTTGTGAGGCCCTCCACAATAGGAGATGGAAAGGCGTGCGGCACTCACCTACACTCGGTTCTCAGATAATTTTTTAACATTTATTTGGGAGGTCGGAGTATGAGCGCTACCGCTGCGGACTACATGGCACTCACCTTGGCACGGGCGGGCGTCAAGCGCGTGTTCGGCGTGGTCGGGGATTCGTTGAACGGCTTCACCGACGCGCTGCGGCACCAGCAGGCCATCGACTGGGTTCACATGCGCCACGAGGAAGGCGCCGCCTTCGCCGCCGGCGCCGAGGCCCACCTGACCGGGGAACTGGCGGTGTGCGCCGGCAGCTGCGGGCCGGGCAATCTCCACCTGATCAACGGCCTGTTCGACTGCCAGCGCAGCGGCGTACCGGTGCTGGCGATCGCCGCGCATATTCCCAGCACCGAGATCGGCATTGACTACTTCCAGGCCACGCATCCCGAAAGCCTGTTCAAGGATTGCAGCCACTACGTCGAGCTGGTGTCGAATCCGGCGCTGCTGCCGCAAATCCTGCACCGCGCCATGCGCATCGCGGTGGCGAAACGCGGCGTGGCGGTCGTCGTCATCCCGGGCGACGTCGCGCTGCAGCCGTTGCACGCGGCGGCGCCGCAATGGCTGCTGCCGAATCCTCCAGCGCTCATGCCGAACCCGCGCGACATCGATGAACTGGCGGCGCTGCTCAATGGCGCCGAACGCGTCGCGCTGTTCTGCGGCGCCGGTTGCGCCGGCGCGCACGCCGAAGTCATGGCGCTGGCGCGTACGCTGCAGGCACCCATCGTGCACACCCTGCGCGGCAAGGAGCACATCGAGTACGACAACCCCTACGACGTCGGCATGACCGGTTTGGTGGGCTTCGCGTCCGGCTACAAGGCGATGAAGGGTTGCGACACCTTGCTGGTGCTGGGCGCCGATTTCCCGTACCGCCAGTTCTTCCCCGATCAAGCCAACATCGCGCAGATCGATGTGCGTCCGGAAGCCTTGGGGAACCGCTGTCCGTTGGCGCTGGGGGTGCTGGGCGGCGTCAAGGAGACGCTGGGCGCCCTGCTGCCCAAGCTGGCGACGAAGTCCGATGGCGCCTTCCTGGCGAAGGCGCGCGCCGATTATGTCAAGGCACGTAAAGACCTCGATAATCTGGCCGCCATCGACACCGGCACGCGCGCCATCCATCCGCAGGCCATCACGCGCCTGGTCAGCGAGCTGGCGGACGACGACGCCATCTTCACCTGCGACGTCGGCACGCCGATCGCCTGGGCGGCGCGCTACCTGAAGCTGAACGGCAAGCGGCGCCTGGTCGGCTCGTTCAACCACGGTTCGATGGCCAACGCCATGCTGCACGCGATCGGCGCCCAGGCGTCTCATCCGGGCCGGCAGGTGATTTCGCTGTCGGGCGACGGCGGCTTCGCGATGATGATGGGCGAGTTCCTCACACTGCTGCAGCTGGACCTGCCGGTGAAGATCATCGTGCTTAACAACGGCACCCTGGGTTTCGTCGAGCTGGAGATGAAGGCCAACGGCTTCCTCGACACGGGTTGCGATTTGAAGAATCCGAATTTCGCCGCCATGGCCGAGGCGATGGGCATCAAGGGCATCCGGGTGGAAGACCCGCAGGCGCTGGAGGGCGCGCTGCGCGAAGCGCTGGCACACGAAGGGCCGGTGCTGGTCGATGTGGTTAGCGCGCGCCAGGAGTTGATCATGCCGCCGCACGCGACCTTGGACGAGGCGCAGAAATTCGGCCTGTTCATGATCAAGGCGGTGCTGGATGGCCGCGCCGGTGAGCTGATCGATCTGGCGAAGGTCAATCTGCTGCGCTGATCCGGCATGAGCCGTTGGTGGAGCTTGTGTTGGCCGATGACGCAGGCGGAGTCGTTCAATTCCGTTGTGCTAAACGACACGGGTTCCACGTAGGGCGGATTAGCGTAGCGTAATCGGCCAATGCATGCGCCGTCAGCGGCGCACCGATGGCCGATTACGGCGTTCCTCCTAATCCGCCCTACGTGTTTCCGCGAAATTCGGGATGGTGGTGGCCGGGATGATATCCCCTACCCGCCTGTCAGCGCTGGACGTGCAGCTTGATGACGCGCTTGTGCGGCGTCGAGGAATCCGGGGACGATGGAGGGGACGACGCCGCCGGCGCCGACGTGTCGCACGACCCGCAACTGCCGCAGCCATCGCCGCAGTTAGCCTGCGTCTTGAACAGCTTGGCCATCTTGTTTTGATCGAAGCCGCGCCGCGTCAGGAAATACACGATCTGCTGGCGCCACGCCGCCGGCAGGTACTTGGTGCAAGCGTGCAGCACCGCCGCCGCGACGATCAATCCAACGATAATCTGCTGCCACATATCAGCCTCCTGTCAGCCTATCAGCGCCATCGAGATACGGTACGTCAGGAACGACGCCACGTAAGCCAGCGCGAACATATAACCCGCCATCAGCAACGCGTAGCGGATGCTGTTGGTCTCGCGGCGCACCACGCTCAACGTCGACAAGCACTGCGGCGCGAACACGTACCACGCCAGCAGCGACAACGCCGTCGGCAGCGCCCACGACGCCGCGAGGATCGGCGTCAGCGACTGCGCCAGGTCGTCGCCGCTCTGCGACAACGCGTACACGGTGCCCAGCGCGCCAACCGCCACTTCGCGCGCGGCCATGCCCGGCACCAGCGCGATGCAGATCTGCCAGTTGAAGCCGATCGGCGCGAACACGAACTCCAACGCGCGGCCGATCATGCCGGCGACACTGTAATAAATAGGCGGATGCGTGGCGCCTTCCGGCGCGCCCGGGAAGGTGCTGAGGAACCACACCAAAATCATCAACGTTAAAATCACGGTACCGACGCGCGTCAGGAAGATGCGCGCGCGCTCCCACAGGCCCAGGGCCAGGTTGCGCATGTGCGGCCAGTGGTAGGCCGGCAGCTCCAGCATCAGCGGCTGCTTGTGCGTCGAGCCCATGGCGCGCTTCATGAAGTAGGCCACCGCCATCGCCGAGATGATGCCGGCGAAGTACAGGATGAACAGCACCAGCCCCTGAAGGCTCATGAAGCCGCCCACTTCGCGCTCCGGAATGAAGGCGGCGATCACCAGCGCATACACCGGCAGACGCGCGGAACACGTCATCAGCGGCGCGATCATGATCGTCACCAGGCGGTCGCGCTTATTCTGAATGGTGCGCGCGGCCATCACGCCGGGGATCGCGCACGCAAAACTGGACAGCAGCGGGATGAAGGCGCGGCCCGACAAGCCCACGCCGCCCATCAGGCGGTCCAGCAGGAAGGCGGCGCGCGGCAGGTAGCCGCAGTCCTCCAGCATCAGGATGAAGAAGAACAGGATCAGAATCTGCGGCAGGAACACCAGCACGCTGCCGACGCCGCCCATGATGCCTTCCACCAGCAGGCTGCGCAGCATGCCGTCTGGCAGGAAGTCGCCCAGCAGCTTGCCCAGGCTTTCGACGCCGCCGGAGATCATCTCCATCGGCACCGCCGCCCACGTGAACACCGCCTGGAACACCAGGAACATCAGCAGCGCCAGGATGATCGGGCCGACCACCGGGTGCATCACCACGTTGTCGATCTTTTCGGTCAGGTTGCCGGTGTCGTGGACGTCGTTGCTGACGGCGGCCAGGATGCGGCGCACCTCGCGCTGCGTGTCCTCGACCGAGACGGCGTCGATCGCCGACAGCGGATTCGGTTTCGCCGCAGGCAGCGGCAGCATCAGTTCGAGCGCGCGCACCAGCGACTTCTCGCCGCCGGCCTGCACCGCCACCGTCTCCACCACCGGCATGCCCAGTTCATCGGCCAGCAGGTCGGCGTCGATCTCGATGCCGCGCTTCTTGGCCACGTCGACCATGTTCAGCGCCAGCACCATCGGCAGGCCAAGGCGTTTGATCTCCAATACCAGGCGCAGGTTCAGGCGCAGGTTGGTGGCGTTGACTACGCAGACCACGACGTCCGGCGCGGCCTCGCCGGCGCGCAGGCCGGCGACGACGTCGCGCGTGATTTCCTCGTCCGGCGTGTGGGCCGACAAACTATAGGCGCCCGGCAGGTCGAGCACGCGGAAGCCGTGGCCGTTGGGCGAGCTGAATGAGCCTTCCTTACGCTCGATGGTCACGCCGGCGTAGTTCGCGACCTTCTGGCGCGAGCCGGTCAGACGGTTGAACAAGGCGGTCTTGCCGCAATTCGGATTGCCCAGCAGGGCCACGATGGGCGTCTGCGAGTGGGACATCGTGGGCGCCCGCGGCACCGCTGTTTCTACTGCACCCATTGTTTATTGGTCCGGTTGAATCGAAATCAGCGCGGCTTCGAAGCGGCGCAACGCAAAAGTGGAGTTGCCGACCTTGATGGCCAGCGGCTCGCCGCCCGGCATGCCGCGCTTGAGCAGGCGGACCTTTTCGCCGGGGACGAAGCCCAGTTCCATCAGGCGCCGCGCCAGGCCGGCGCCGTCGTCGGCGGCGTCGCCGGGCGAAACACGCACCACGGTGGCGGCGGCGCCGGTCGTCAGCGCGTCCAGGGTGATCAGGGGAACAGCAGGCGTCATGAGCTAAGTCCGGTCAGGATGCGCCGCCGGTGGGCGGCGACGCGCCCGGCGGTTCGCAAGAGCGCGTTCTCGCCGGAAATAAGATACTAGCATTATAAACGGTAATGCGAATTACTACTATTTACGCTTGCATCGGCCGCCGAGTTGAGGCAGTATACGATTAATGATAATGATTCGCATTAAGTTACTTGCAATCATGTCTTTATTGCTCTTGTGGGTTTTTTACCGACCGTTTCAGCAGCTAGCCAGAAGGTGCGTCAATGATTGTATGTGTCTGCAACAACATATCTGATCGTGAAATTCGTCAAGCCGTGGAGCTGGGCGTAGCCTCGATCGAAGAACTGCGCCGCGACCTGGGCGTATCGACCTGCTGCGGCCAATGCTTCGACTGCGCCGAACAAATCCTCAACGAGCATCTGGCAACGATCCAGGCCACCGCAGAGATCAAAGAAACCGTGCTGAAGCGCCCTGTCTTCACCAACTAATTATGAACACCATGACCTATAGCCGGACGGCGCCCTCGCTGTCCGTGAACGACGCCGGACTGCGCCAACTGAAGGCGCGGGGACGCCGGTTCGCGCCATTGGCGGCCATCGTCGTGGGTCATGCGCTGATGTTTTACGCGATCAGTTCGGGGATGATGAGCAAGATCGCCGTCGCGGTCATGCCCAAGGTGGTCACGGTGACCTTCGTCGCCTCGCCCGAGCCGCTCAAGCCAGCCCCGCCGCCGCCGAAGACGGTGCCGGTCGTGAAGCTCACGCCGACCTACATTCCACCGATGCCGCAACTGGCCACGCCGCAGGTCGAGCCGACGATCACCGTCGCGCCACCGACGCCGCGCACCAACCAGCCGTCCACGCCGGCCGTCGCCGGACCGGTGGCGCCGCCGACGCCGGCGCCTGCTGCTCCAGCGGCGCCGAAAACCATCACAGGTGTTGAATATATCCGCGCCCCGCAGCCGGTGTACCCGAGCATGGCCCGTCGCATGGGCGAGAGCGGCGTGGTGATGCTGCGCGTGCTGATCGGGGAAAAAGGCCAGGCGGAGCAAGTGACGATTCAAAAATCGTCGGGCTCCGAGAAGTTGGATGAAGCCGGCCGCCAGGCCGTGCTGCGCGCGCTGTACAAACCGTATATCGAGGATGGCAAGGCCATTCCGGTGTACGCGCTGGTGCCGATCAACTTCCAACTGGGTTGAGCGTCCGGGCCACGCAGCCCGTGCGCAATCTAAAACACGTAGGGCGGATTAGCGCAGCGTAATCGGCCATGCATGCGTCGTCGGTGACGCATGCATGGCCGATTACGGCGTGCCGCCTAATCCGCCCTACGTGCCATCACAAATCCAAACGACCCTCGATCGAATCGTCGAGCGTCTTGCCGATCACCGCGCCGATCAGCATCTTCACGCCCGCCACCGCGCGGCCATGCTTGGTATCCCAATAATAACCATACGTCGGCGCGAACTTGATCAGCGTGATGCGCGGATCGTCCTCGCCCTCGGTGAACCATGTCTTCATCGTAAAGCTCCACAACTCTTTGAGCTTGGCGCGGTCGCGCAGCACGGTGGCCACGCCCTCGATGTGCATGAACTCCGAATGGGCCGAACCCTGGAAGTACAAGGTCGCCGACGGATCGGCCGCCAGTTCCTGGTTCTTCAAACTGTCGCTGGCGCTGATGAACCAAATGTTACCCAGATCGTCGACCTGCTGCGCCATCATCGGCCGCGCGTCGCCCGGGCCGCCGTCGCCATCGTTGGTGCAGAAGAAGCAGCCGGGCGTGCTATCGACGAAGTCCTTGATTTTCTTGACGGCGTCCTCGCCGATCAAATCCTGATGGTTATGTTCCGGCTGGTTGGCATTGATCGAATCCATGGCGCGCTCCTGGTAAGTACGTATAAGTAGAGCACCCATGTTAGCCCTGGCGGCGCCAACACTCGGTGGGCTGCCTCACACTGGCGCCACGTGGTGGTGCGAATGTTAATTGTTTTCATTAACGCCAACAATCTCACTCCGGGGATATTGATACAGTTTTACGCCGCCGGACACGATTTACGGCCGTGCGGCTACGCCTCGAAAGCCCGTTCGTGGCAGAATGCGGGTATTCGACACCATTTTAGAAAGCAACCCATGAAGGGCGATCCAGAAGTTATCCGTTTGTTGAACGCACAGCTGACCAACGAACTCACCGCCATCAACCAGTATTTCCTCCACGCGCGCATGTACAAGCACTGGGGTCTGGAAAAGATCGCGAAGAAGGAATACGAAGAATCCATCGGCGAAATGAAACACGCCGACAAGCTGATCGACCGCATCCTGATGCTCGACGGCCTGCCGAACCTGCAAGCGATGCACAAGATCATGATCGGCGAGCACACCGAAGAAATGATCGGCTGCGACCTGGCGCTGGAAAAAGGCGCCCAACTGACCGTCAAGGAAGGCATCGCCACCGCAGAGAAGGCAGGCGACTACGTCTCGCGCGACCTGCTGCTGATGATTTTGGAAGACACCGAAGAGCACATCGACTGGCTCGAAACACAGCTGGACCTGATCGGCAAGATCGGTATCCAGAACTACCTGCAAAGCCAGATCATCGAAGAATAAAGAGCCAGCGGCGTCACGCGGCGCCGGTCACCTCGTTATCCTTAAGCCGCAGGCCCTCCGCCTGCGGCTTTTTCAATTTCACGAACAGCACGGCCACCGCGCCGCACAGCATCAGGCCACCGGCCAGCCGGATCACGTTCTCCGGATTCCCGCCCAGCAGGCTGCGGTAGTACAAAGGCAAGGTGAAGATCTGGATGATCATCGGGATCACGATGAACATATTGAAGATGCCCATATAAACCCCGGTACGCTCCGGCGGAATGCACCCGGCCAGCATCACATACGGATTGCCCATGATGGAAGCCCACGCCAGGCCGATACCGACCATCGGCACGAACAACAGCGCCGGGGAGTGGATCATCGGAATACTCAGCATCGCGAAACCGGCCAGCATCAGGCACACGCTATGCGTCAGCTTCGGCCCGTACTTGCGCGTGAACGGCACCAGCGCCAGCGCGCCGATGAACGCGATGAAGTTATAAAACGCCCCAACCTGCCCGGCCAGCAAACCGGCGTCGCGGAATCTCTGCGACGCCTGGTCGGTGGTGCCGTACAAAGTGGTCGACAGCGACAGCATGATGTACTGCCAGTAGCAGAACATCGCATACCACTGGAACAGCTTGACCCACGCCAGTTGCTTCATCGTCGACGGCATTTCGCGCACCGCGCTGACGATGTCGCCCAAGGTATGGCGCCAGCCGGCGGGGCGCGAACGGATCTCCGCCAGCTCCTGCGTGGTCAGCGGATGCTCTGGCGTCGTCTTCAAGGTCCACAGCACGGAGCTGATCGAGAACACAGCGCCGATCAAAAAGGCGACGATGACGATGTGCGGAATATGGCTGCTGTTGACGGCATCCTTGTTCATGCCCAGCCAGACCAGCAGCGACGGCGTCAGATAGGCCAGCGTTTGACCCAGGCCGGTGAAGGCGCTCTGCGTCAGGAAGCCCAATGAGTGCTGCTTCGGCGCCAGCTTGTCGCTGACGAAGGCGCGGTACGGCTCCATGGTCACGTTGTTGGCCGCGTCCAAAATCCACAGCAGGCTGGCCGCCATCCACAACGTGGGGCTGAACGGCATCGCCAGCAGGCCAAGGCTGCACAGGATCGCGCCGATCAGGAAGTACGGCGTGCGCCGCCCCCAGCGCGTGACGGTGCGGTCGCTCATCGCGCCGATCAGCGGCTGCACCAGCAGCCCGGTCATCGGGCCGGCCAGCCACAGATACGGCAGGCTCGCCTCGTCGGCGCCCAGGTATTTGTAGATGGGACTCATGCTGCTTTGCTGCAGGCCAAAGCTGAACTGGATGCCGAAGAAGCCGATGTTCATATTGACGATCTGCCAGAACGACAGATGCGGCTTCATGCCGCCGCCGCCGCTCATACCATCGCCCCGGCTTTGGTCGGTAACACGCCGCCGCTGCGCCAGCAGGCGATCCACGGCTGATAGAAGGCGATATCGGCCGGCACCGCGCCGGAGATGCCGCAGATGGCGCCGGCGAAGGCGTTGGCGCGCGCCAGCGTGAGCGGCAGCGACCAGCCCTGCGACTGGCCGAACAGGAACACGGCCGAGAAGGCGTCGCCCGCGCCGACCGTGTCGACAATGCGCGCCGGCGCGTGGCACTCCTGGTTGGCGGTGACGGCGCCGTCGGCGCCGAAGTGCAGCGCGCCGCGTTCGCCGAGCGTGACGATCAATCCCTTGAGCGAGAAGATGCGCATCAACGCCTGGCAGGCCTCCACCATTTCCGGGCTGTCGATCGCCTTGGTGCCCGGCTTGGTGTGCGTGTACCAACTGAATAAATCCTTGAGCTCTTCCTCGTTGACCTTGACGACATCGGCCAGATGCAGCGACTCGAAGGCGCAGCGTTCCGTCACCTGCCCGTCTCGCACGTTCAAATCCAGATAGCGCGTGGCGTCGGAATTGCGCAGCATCTCCCGCACCGTATTGCGCGAGCACTCGTGGCGCTGCGCCATCGTGCCGAAATAGATGACACCCGGCTTGGCGTCGGCCAGCGCCACCAGCGCGGGCCCTGTCTCCACATAGTCGTAAGCCTGGTCGGGCAGGATGATGAAGCGGTGGCCCTGCTCGTTGCGCTCGACCACCACGCGGCCGGTGGCCTCGTTCGGATCGATCTGCAGGCCGGCCTGGCTCATGCCGAAGCGCTCGAACTCCGCGCGCATCAACGCGCCGTTCTTGTCGTCACCGATGCGCGTGACCATCAGGGTGGACACGCCGAACGCCGCCAGATTGCGCGCGACGTTGAACGGCGCACCGCCGACAACCTGCTCGGTGATGAAATCGTCGACCAGCGCCTCGCCGAATACGGCGATGGTTTGTTGGGTTATACCTGTTTCCATGCATGTCTCCACGCCCTCTCGGGCGATTTTATATTATTCGCGTGCCAGCCAGTGCATCGCGTAAGGCGCCAGGGTGATCGTTCCTTCGACATTGCCCGGCGCCGCGCAGTCGCTCCACATGCCTTGCAGCGGGTAGTCCTGCGGCTGGCCGGTGAAGTTCATCAAGGTCAGGAAGCTGTCGCCGCGCGCCAGCGCCAGCACGCCGTCAGGCGCGCCTGCCAGCAGCGCGCGCGGCGCGTTGGCGGCCAGCGCATCCTGCTTGCGGCGCACGCGTATCAAATTGGCCAGCCCCTGGAACATGATCCCCGGCGCGCTGCTTTTATCGTAGCGGTGCTTCCAGCGCTGCTCGTCGAAGACGGGTCGCTGCAGCCAGCGGCTGTCCATTGCGTGCTGTGGACGATCCAGATAACTGTAGTCGTTTTCCATCGCCAGCTCGTCGCCCATGTACAGCACCGGCAGCGCGCCAAAGCTCAACGCCAGGCCGTGCAGCAAATGCATGCGGCGCAGCGCCAGCGAACGTTCCTCCTCGTTGGTCGCGGTCTGCAAACCGGTCAGCGACGCGGCCATGCCGTTGCTGCCGTGGGCCGCGTTCGGATCGGTGCTCTGGAAGGCGGCGCCGCAGGCGTAACTGCCCTCGGCGCCGCTGAAGAAGCGCGCCGCGCCGGCCAGCCGCGCGGCGCTGCCGGCGGCCGAACCGACTTCCGCTTCGGCGCGCAGCACGTTCCAGCCGATGTCGTCGTGGCAGCGCACATAACTGAGCCAGGTGGCGGCCGACGGCAGCGCCGGCGTATTGCGGATCACCTCGCGCAGCACGCCGGTGTTTTGCTCCGCCAGCGCGACCCACCCGGCGGCCATCAGGCTGCTGTGATAGGCGATATGGCATTCCGGCGCGGCGGCGCTGCCCAGGTAGGCGGGCAGCTCGCGCGTCGGCACGATGGCCTCGGCCTTGAGCAGCACGCCCGGCGCGACGATGTCGACGATGGCGCGCAAGGCTTGCAGGATCTGGTGCGCCTCCGGCTGGTTCATGCTGTTGGTGCCTTCGCGCTTCCACAAGAAGGCGGTCGAATCGAGGCGGAACACTTCGATGCCGCGATTGGCCAGGCGCAGCATGGCCGCCGCCATCTCGGCGAAGACGTCGGGGTTGGACCAGTTCATGTCCCACTGGTACGGATAGAACGTGGTCCACACCCAGCCGCCCATCGCTTCGACGTAGGTGAAATTGCCCGGGGCGACTTGCGGGAACACCTGGCCCAAGGTGCGTTCATGGCGGTCCGGCATGTCGCGATCGGGGAAGACGTGGAACATCGCGCGCGCTTTCGCATCGCCGGCTTTTGCGGCCAATGCCCATTGGTTGTCGTCGGCGACGTGGTTCAGGATGAAATCGGAGCACAGGCTGATGCCGGCGGTGCGCAGGCGCGTGGTCAGGTCGTGCAGGTCGGCGTTGGTGCCCAGCGCCGGATCGACTTCGTCGAAACTGGTGACGGCGAAGCCGCCGTCGTTTTCGCCTTCGCGCGGGCGCAGGAACGGCAGCAGGTGCAGGTAGCTGACGCCCAGTTCTTCAAGATACGGGATGCGGTCGGCGACGCCGTTCAAATTGCCGCCGAAGTTCTGCACGTAGGCGCAGTAGCCCAGCATGCGCTGGTTGAGGAACCAATCTGGTTGTGCGATGCGCTGGATGTCGAGCGCGCGCAGTTCGGGGGGGCGCTCGGCATACAGCTTGCCCAGGGATTCCATCAGATCGCCGAGCCATGCGTCGAAGTGGGCGTGGTCTCCGTACAGGCCGGCCAGCAGGCGGCGCAGCACCGGCTCGGCGGTCTTTAGGCGGTCAGCCGCCTGTGGCCGGAGATCTTCGGGAAGGACCGCGAGCAGGCGGTCCGAGGTTACTTGAGAGGGCATAGTCGAAAGGCTTGGTGATTGATTCGTGGGTCTTGGCCTAAGGCCCGTGGCTTGTGAACCGTCGAATGAACACGTAGGGCGGATTAGGCGGAACGCCGTAATCCGCCATCTATGAGCCGCCGACGGAGCACGCATTGGCGGATTACGCTGCGCTAATCCGCCCTACGTGTTCAGATTGACGCTTGGTCCTGCTTAGAAGGCGTACGACAAGGTGACCTTCGCGGCGCGGCCGGTGATCGAGCGTGCGGCATGGCCGTCGCCTTCCACCTCGGTATAACCGATCTTGTTGAACAGGTTATTGGCGCTCAGCGACACGGTGGCCTTCTCGGTCACGCGGTAGTTCACGAACGCGTTGACCACAGCATACGCCGGCATCTCGATGGTGTGCGCATCGTCACCCCACGACTTGCCGGTGCCGATCACGCTGGCGCCGACCGTGGCATCGCCGATGGTGTAGGTCGGCGCGACCTGGTAAATCCACTTGGCCTGGCGGCGTGGCGAATTCCCGATATTTGCCACGTCGGCGGCGGCCGTGCCGGTGATCTTGGCATGCGTGTAGGTCGCGCCGCCGCTGATGCGGAAGTCGCCGATCGAATACGCGCCTTCCAGCTCCACACCCTTGGCGTCATACTTGTTGGAGGTGCTGCGCTGCGTGGTCGCCTCGTAGTTGCTCTCGTCGGTCTTGGCCTGGAACAGCGTCACGAAGGTGCTCAAACCACCGCTGCGCCATTTCACGCCACCTTCCAGCTGCTTGACGGTGTTGATGTTGATCGGGGCCGAACCATCCAGCGGCGTGCCGAACAGGATACGGTCCGCGTTGAACGCCACGCCATCGCTGACGCGCGCGAACGCCGCCAGGTTGTTGGTGATGCGGTAGTTGCCACCGACCGAATACGAGGTGTGGTTGATCTTGTAGTTGACCATCTGCTCGGTGGCCGGATCGTAGCGCAGGCCGCCGGTGGCGATGTTGGCGGTGCCGTTGGCTTCCTGGCGGTCCTGGCGCACGCTCGCGTCCAGGTTCAGCGGGCCGGCCTCGTAGCCCACGTTCAGGTAAGGCGACGTCAGTTTGTACTCCATGTCGACCGCGCGCATGCAGCAGCCACCGAAGGCCGGACCGACCAGGCCTGGCGTGGTGCTGGCCGTTTGCAGCAGCGCAGGCTTGTCGCCGCTCAGCTGCATCAGGTACTCGTTGAAGTTCCACGTCAGCGCCAGCTTCTGGTTCGACAGATACAGGCCGGCGGTGGTGGTCAGCTTGGCGCCGTCGGCCAGCTTGAAGGTCTTCGACAGCTTGGTGTCGTTGAGCGTATTGCCGGCGTCGTCGATCGAGGTGTTGAACACCACCGCCGAGAAGGCGGCGCCGTTGTAGGCCTGGCCGCGATTCGGACCGGTGGCGAAGGTGTAGTTGCCGTTCACGCCATTGTTACCGGCGAAGACGCCGGTAAAGCGGCCGCTGTTGTCGGAGGCGCGGAACTTGTTACTCAGGTTCCAGCCGTCGCCCAGGTCGAACGAGCCTTCCAGGCCGATCGAATTGCTCTTCACATGCAGGCCGTCGTTGACGTCGGTCGACACCGGCGTGTTGTTCTTGCCCAGCGTGACATCGCGCACCCAGTTC is part of the Oxalobacteraceae bacterium OTU3CAMAD1 genome and encodes:
- a CDS encoding alpha-amylase family protein, translated to MPSQVTSDRLLAVLPEDLRPQAADRLKTAEPVLRRLLAGLYGDHAHFDAWLGDLMESLGKLYAERPPELRALDIQRIAQPDWFLNQRMLGYCAYVQNFGGNLNGVADRIPYLEELGVSYLHLLPFLRPREGENDGGFAVTSFDEVDPALGTNADLHDLTTRLRTAGISLCSDFILNHVADDNQWALAAKAGDAKARAMFHVFPDRDMPDRHERTLGQVFPQVAPGNFTYVEAMGGWVWTTFYPYQWDMNWSNPDVFAEMAAAMLRLANRGIEVFRLDSTAFLWKREGTNSMNQPEAHQILQALRAIVDIVAPGVLLKAEAIVPTRELPAYLGSAAAPECHIAYHSSLMAAGWVALAEQNTGVLREVIRNTPALPSAATWLSYVRCHDDIGWNVLRAEAEVGSAAGSAARLAGAARFFSGAEGSYACGAAFQSTDPNAAHGSNGMAASLTGLQTATNEEERSLALRRMHLLHGLALSFGALPVLYMGDELAMENDYSYLDRPQHAMDSRWLQRPVFDEQRWKHRYDKSSAPGIMFQGLANLIRVRRKQDALAANAPRALLAGAPDGVLALARGDSFLTLMNFTGQPQDYPLQGMWSDCAAPGNVEGTITLAPYAMHWLARE
- a CDS encoding TonB-dependent receptor, with translation MKHRTIKLAAMTAAVAAAVLHMGVAAAQDAAVPATAAAPADGLNMERVVVTGTTTGSSKMKTSVSISTIEGDVIKNSAALSAAEVLRAVPGVRAESSGGEGNANITVRGVPVSAGGARYVQIQEDGLPVLQSGDFNFITPDSYVKIDGTLDHLEVVRGGSASTLATNAPGGIINFITKTGEEKGGHIGISRGLGYDETRYDFDYGSPISDKTRFFIGGSYRTGEGVRDSGMSTASGGQIRGNITHDLDNGFIRLSFKHVDDKSPTALPVPVRVVNQKITEIPGIDPRTVSFYSPNWVRDVTLGKNNTPVSTDVNDGLHVKSNSIGLEGSFDLGDGWNLSNKFRASDNSGRFTGVFAGNNGVNGNYTFATGPNRGQAYNGAAFSAVVFNTSIDDAGNTLNDTKLSKTFKLADGAKLTTTAGLYLSNQKLALTWNFNEYLMQLSGDKPALLQTASTTPGLVGPAFGGCCMRAVDMEYKLTSPYLNVGYEAGPLNLDASVRQDRQEANGTANIATGGLRYDPATEQMVNYKINHTSYSVGGNYRITNNLAAFARVSDGVAFNADRILFGTPLDGSAPININTVKQLEGGVKWRSGGLSTFVTLFQAKTDESNYEATTQRSTSNKYDAKGVELEGAYSIGDFRISGGATYTHAKITGTAAADVANIGNSPRRQAKWIYQVAPTYTIGDATVGASVIGTGKSWGDDAHTIEMPAYAVVNAFVNYRVTEKATVSLSANNLFNKIGYTEVEGDGHAARSITGRAAKVTLSYAF
- a CDS encoding MFS transporter, encoding MSGGGGMKPHLSFWQIVNMNIGFFGIQFSFGLQQSSMSPIYKYLGADEASLPYLWLAGPMTGLLVQPLIGAMSDRTVTRWGRRTPYFLIGAILCSLGLLAMPFSPTLWMAASLLWILDAANNVTMEPYRAFVSDKLAPKQHSLGFLTQSAFTGLGQTLAYLTPSLLVWLGMNKDAVNSSHIPHIVIVAFLIGAVFSISSVLWTLKTTPEHPLTTQELAEIRSRPAGWRHTLGDIVSAVREMPSTMKQLAWVKLFQWYAMFCYWQYIMLSLSTTLYGTTDQASQRFRDAGLLAGQVGAFYNFIAFIGALALVPFTRKYGPKLTHSVCLMLAGFAMLSIPMIHSPALLFVPMVGIGLAWASIMGNPYVMLAGCIPPERTGVYMGIFNMFIVIPMIIQIFTLPLYYRSLLGGNPENVIRLAGGLMLCGAVAVLFVKLKKPQAEGLRLKDNEVTGAA
- a CDS encoding PfkB family carbohydrate kinase, coding for METGITQQTIAVFGEALVDDFITEQVVGGAPFNVARNLAAFGVSTLMVTRIGDDKNGALMRAEFERFGMSQAGLQIDPNEATGRVVVERNEQGHRFIILPDQAYDYVETGPALVALADAKPGVIYFGTMAQRHECSRNTVREMLRNSDATRYLDLNVRDGQVTERCAFESLHLADVVKVNEEELKDLFSWYTHTKPGTKAIDSPEMVEACQALMRIFSLKGLIVTLGERGALHFGADGAVTANQECHAPARIVDTVGAGDAFSAVFLFGQSQGWSLPLTLARANAFAGAICGISGAVPADIAFYQPWIACWRSGGVLPTKAGAMV